The Coffea arabica cultivar ET-39 chromosome 1e, Coffea Arabica ET-39 HiFi, whole genome shotgun sequence genome has a window encoding:
- the LOC140003699 gene encoding protein NETWORKED 3C-like, with translation MVEAKQQKESSNWWWFDRLSISNNNQKRSAWLQSTLSELDEKTKAMLKLIEEDADSFAQRAEMYYKKRPELISMVEDFYRTHRSLAERYDQFKSESGTRLVAPWASPLSVTKCRPEKLLTLSSMDKSYDSYSETYGTEELEEESDVEDPEPEEVVPYDKEADKEEVSSGDDGNSRIMKLMEEIERLKEENNTQKEQLMQKDEEKRDVIRQLSLAMDLLREENVELRKRVVKESVKRQDHFEVNKLEVFWRRLFN, from the exons ATGGTGGAAGCCAAGCAGCAGAAGGAATCGTCAAACTGGTGGTGGTTTGACCGTCTCAGCATAAGCAACAACAACCAAAAGCGTTCCGCATGGCTCCAATCAACCCTTTCAG AGCTGGATGAGAAGACGAAGGCAATGCTGAAGCTAATAGAGGAGGACGCAGATTCCTTTGCTCAACGTGCAGAGATGTATTACAAAAAGCGACCGGAGCTTATTAGCATGGTTGAAGATTTTTATCGAACCCATCGTTCATTGGCTGAGCGATATGATCAATTCAAGTCCGAATCTGGAACTCGGCTTGTCGCCCCATGGGCATCCCCATTATCAGTCACCAAATGTAGACCGGAGAAGTTGCTGACCTTGAGTTCCATGGATAAATCCTATGATAGCTATTCTGAAACTTATGGAACTGAGGAGTTGGAGGAGGAGTCTGACGTTGAGGATCCTGAACCAGAGGAAGTAGTGCCGTACGACAAAGAAGCGGACAAAGAGGAAGTTTCAAGTGGTGATGATGGAAATAGTCGCATAATGAAGCTGATGGAAGAAATAGAGAGACTTAAAGAAGAGAACAATACTCAAAAGGAGCAGCTAATGCAGAAGGATGAAGAGAAGAGAGATGTCATCAGACAGCTCAGTTTAGCAATGGACTTGCTCAGGGAGGAGAACGTGGAGCTCAGGAAGAGAGTTGTCAAAGAATCTGTTAAGAGACAGGATCACTTCGAAGTGAACAAATTGGAGGTGTTCTGGAGGAGGCTGTTCAATTGA
- the LOC113717399 gene encoding sodium/hydrogen exchanger 1-like, which translates to MMGSNALFGTGIGSDVDQLYSITLFVALLSACIVIGHLLEENRWINESITALLIGLCSGIVILLTTNGKSSRILEFDEQLFFIYLLPPIIFNAGFQVKKKQFFRNFMTIVLFGVVGTLISFCIISFGAKSFFANLDIGSLELQDYLAIGAIFSATDSVCTLQVLNQDDTPLLYSLVFGEGVVNDATSVVLFNAIQRFDLSHVKSKIAAQFMGNFLTLFITSTFLGIVIGLLCAYLIKKLYLGRHSTDREVALMMLMAYLSYVMSEMFNLSGILTVFFCGIVMSHYTWHNVTQSSRTTTRHAFATLSFVAEAFIFLYVGMDALDIEKWKFVSESPGKSIAASAVLFGLVLVGRASFIFPLSFLSNFTKKSKSDKFDLKQQVTIWWAGLMRGAVSMALAYNQFARSGHTQQPGNAIMITSTITVVLFSTIVFGLMTKPLLKFLLPQSIIPEHGMESETAGTRPILMPLLDDEENVEVGKESSNTRLPSSLHMLLTTPTNTIHHYWRKFDDAIMRPVFGGRGFAQLDSGSSEEASE; encoded by the exons ATGATGGGAAGCAATGCACTGTTTGGAACAGGAATTGGATCCGACGTTGATCAATTGTATTCTATAACTTTGTTTGTGGCTTTACTGAGTGCGTGCATAGTGATTGGCCATTTGCTCGAAGAAAACCGCTGGATTAACGAGTCTATTACGGCTCTGCTCATC GGGTTGTGCAGTGGGATCGTTATTTTGCTAACAACTAATGGCAAGAGTTCCCGCATCTTAGAATTCGATGAACAGCTGTTTTTCATTTATCTTCTCCCACCTATTATATTTAATGCTGG GTTTCAAGTGAAAAAGAAGCAATTCTTCCGAAACTTTATGACCATTGTGCTATTTGGTGTAGTTGGTACTCTGATATCCTTCTGTATCATATCCTTTG GTGCCAAAAGTTTCTTTGCAAATCTGGACATTGGATCCCTGGAGTTGCAAGATTATCTTG CAATTGGAGCTATATTTTCAGCAACCGATTCTGTTTGTACATTGCAG gtgctAAATCAGGATGACACGCCTTTGCTTTACAGTCTAGTTTTTGGTGAAGGTGTTGTAAATGATGCGACATCAGTGGTACTTTTCAATGCAATCCAGAGATTTGACCTCTCTCATGTTAAGTCAAAGATTGCCGCACAGTTTATGGGCAATTTTCTTACACTGTTCATCACAAGCACTTTTTTGGGAATAGTG ATTGGATTGCTCTGTGCATACCTGATCAAAAAGTTGTACTTAGGGAG GCACTCTACAGATCGCGAAGTTGCTTTGATGATGCTCATGGCCTATCTTTCATATGTTATGTCTGAA ATGTTCAACCTGAGTGGAATCTTAACAGTGTTCTTTTGTGGGATAGTCATGTCGCACTATACATGGCATAACGTTACTCAAAGTTCTAGAACGACTACCAG GCATGCTTTTGCAACATTATCATTTGTTGCAGAGGCTTTTATCTTCCTTTATGTTGGGATGGATGCATTAGACATTGAAAAATGGAAATTCGTAAGTGAAAG CCCAGGAAAATCCATTGCAGCGAGTGCAGTTTTGTTTGGCTTGGTTTTGGTTGGAAGAGCATCTTTTATATTCCCTCTGTCCTTCTTGTCCAATTTTACAAAGAAGTCAAAGAGTGACAAATTTGATTTGAAGCAGCAG GTAACAATTTGGTGGGCTGGATTGATGCGAGGTGCAGTGTCCATGGCATTAGCCTATAATCAG TTTGCAAGGTCCGGCCATACCCAACAGCCTGGGAATGCGATTATGATCACTAGCACCATCACTGTTGTTCTATTCAGTACCATT gtGTTTGGGTTGATGACGAAGCCTCTTCTAAAATTCTTGCTGCCTCAGTCCATAATTCCCGAGCATGGTATGGAATCTGAGACGGCTGGCACGAGACCCATTCTGATGCCACTTCTGGACGATGAGGAAAATGTAGAGGTTGGCAAGGAAAGTAGCAATACTCGTCTTCCATCCAGTTTGCACATGCTTCTGACCACACCGACTAACACAATACATCATTATTGGAGAAAATTTGATGATGCTATAATGCGCCCAGTCTTTGGTGGGAGGGGGTTTGCGCAGCTGGACTCCGGTTCTTCAGAAGAAGCGAGTGAATAG